The Rugosibacter aromaticivorans region AGCGCGCAACGACTTTGCCGTGTCGCGTCAAATCTACCGTGGTGCTGCCTTGTTCGACTTGACGAATGACATCCAGACAACGCGCTTTGAACTCCGTAACAGATACAGCCAAAGTAGTCATTTGTTATCTCCCAATAGTCTTTTTACAATAGCACATTTAAACCGGCAGAGGACTTAAAGCGGGTGAAACGGTGACGGGAATATCATTGCCGTTGGATCGTGAGCCTTTTCGAGCCATGAAGCAGGAGAGCGACCATCATCCCGACCTTCTGACTGTCTCATGGTGGCTTGAAGCCTATACTCAACAGTGCAGGTGTGCTTTACGAACGGCAGACTGTAGCCAAAAGGCAATAAACCACGCGTGCCGCCGTGTCACCAGCGCCGACTTTTTGTCAGGTGCGTTATTTTGCACATACCATGAGCTGCTCGCGCAAACTATTCACAGTGACTTGTTCGCCACGGACGCGGAAGAATGCACCCGCATCGTCGGCGCACTCGGCCAGCACTTCACAGCGCGCGAATATTTCGCCGCGCAGTTGCTGTGCCGACCAGGGAAGAAGCTGGCGTTCAAACCCGGGGTCGCTGGCGTCGATGACGTGGCGCAGGAGCAATGCATCCAGCGCCTCATCCAACGTTGATTTGAACGAGGCGACCAGCCCGTGCGGCAGGTTCTTGATGAAACCCACCGTGTCGCTGACCAGCACGCGCGGCACGCTCTCGGGGTGGAGGGCGCGCACGATGGTGTCGAGCGTGGCGAAGAGTTTGTTGGCGACCAGTACTTCGCTGCCGGTGAGTGCGCGCATCAGGGTGGACTTGCCCGCGTTGGTGTAGCCGACGAGCGCCACGCTGGCGAGTCCCCCTTGTTGTCCTTGGCGCCCTTGTCGTCGATTCCGCTGCGTCTTGCTTGGCCGCTTCGCGCAGGCGCGGCGCCATGTAGCCGAGGCGCGCGATCTCCACCTGCGCGCGTGCGGCGCGGGAGCACGCGTTGCGGTGGAATATCTCGAGGATGACCAGGGTGTGGTCCATCACTTGGCAGCCGATCTCCTTTTCGAGGTTGCGCGCCTGCGAGGGTGAAATTCCATGGTCGACGAAGATGACCTCGAGGGGCTCAGCGGTATTCATGGTGGCAGCATCGGTGGCAAAGTCGGTGGCAACCCCGCTCCCCGCGTCGCCGTGCGCTGACTCGTGGTCTGGCGCCGGTTCGTTGTTAACAAAGCGGCGTATCTCCGCCAACCCCCAGATAGGCTGTCGAGTCGAAACCGGAACGCTTCTGCATGAACGTGCGGGTGACGGTAAATCCCAGCGTCTTGGCGAGCTCGCGCAGCTCGGTCAGTGACGCTTCAAACTCAACGTCGCTCACGCTCGGCAGCTGCACGGCTGCCACGACGGCATACCGGGGCTTCTCTTTAACTTCTTTTTGCATTCGGCGATGGCGGCTCTTGATGGCGGGAAGGCGGATAGTACCCGCTATGGTGCACTCACCGGCATTCAGCCGCTAAACCATCACTAAGCCATCGCGTGGAATTGCAGCGCAGCCAGATGCGCGTAAAGCCCACCCTTCGCCACTAAATCCGCATGAGTGCCGGTTTCGACAATGCGGCCTTCTTCCATGACGATGATGCGGTCGGCGCGTTGCACGGTGGCCAGGCGATGGGCGATGATCAGCGTGGTGCGGCCTTGCATGGCGGCTTCCAGCGCGCCCTGCACCAATCGCTCCGATTCGGCATCCAGCGCGCTCGTGGCTTCGTCGAGCAGCAGTAGCGGCGGGTTTTTCAGCATGGCGCGGGCGATGGCGATACGCTGGCGCTGGCCGCCGGAAAGGCGCACGCCGCGTTCGCCGAGAAAACTCTGGTAGCCCCCGGGCAGCTTCTCGATGAACTCGTGCGCTGCCGCCAGGCGCGCAGCGGCGATCACTTCGTCATCGCTGGCGCCGGGTTTGCCATAGCGGATGTTTTCCAGCGCGTTGGCGGAGAAGGTCACGCTGTCTTGCGGCACGATGCCGGTGGCATTGCGCAGCTCGGTCAGGGCCAGCTCACGGATGTCGACGCCATCGAGAGTGATGCGTCCCTGCTGCGGGTCATAGAAGCGCAGCAATAACTGAAACAATGTGGTTTTGCCAGCGCCCGAGGGGCCGACTACGGCGATGGTCTCGCCGGGGCGGATAGCGATCGAAACATGATCCAGCGCCATGGTGAGCGGGCGCGATGGATAGTGGAAGGTTACGTCTTCCAGAGTGAGGGAGGCGCCCTGGCCGGTTGGTGGCGGCAGCGTGCGGGGAATGTCTGGCGATTGGATGGGTGACTCGGCGGCGAGCAGTTCAAGTAGCCGCTCAGTGGCGCCGGCGGCACGCTGCACGTCGCCCAGCACCTCCGACAGCCCGCCAATGGCGCCGGCAACCAGCGCGGAGTAAAGAACGAACTGGCTCAGATCGCCGCCCGTCATGCGTCCCTCGATCACCGCATGCGCACCCAGCCACAGCACAAAGACGATGGCGCCGAACACCAGCAGAATGGCAATCACCGTCAGCAGCGAGCGGGCGCGGATGCGACGGATGGCGGTATCAAAAGCCGTGTTCACTGAAGCGCCGAAACGGGCGCTCTCCCGGGCTTCTTGCGTGAAGGCTTGCACCGTGGGCATGGCATTGAGCACTTCGCCGGCCAGGGCGGAGGCATCGGCGACGCGGTCTTGTGAATCGCGCGATAACTTGCGCACGCGGCGGCCGAAGAAAACGATAGGCAACACCACTGCAACCAGCATGACAATGATGATGATTGATAGCTTGAAACTGGTGACCATCATCATGGTCAGGCCGCCGATGAACAGCAATAGATTGCGCAGACCCATGGAGATGCTGGTACCGACGACCGTCTGGATCAGCGTCGTGTCGGCAGTCAGCCGCGACAGCACGTCGCCCGTGCGGGTGGTCTCGAAAAACTGCGGGCTTTGCTTCAGCACGTGGCCATAGACTGCGGCACGGATGTCGGCCGTGACTCGCTCGCCAAGCCAGGAGACCGCATAAAAGCGTGCCGCCGTGGCTACTGCCATCACGCAGGCAACACCGAACAGGGCGAGAAAATACAGATCGATGTGGGCGCGGCTTTGTATGCCAGAGGCACCGAAACCAAGATCGATCATCTGCTTGAAGGCGTAAGGAATCGCCAGCGTCGCGCTAGCCGCCACCACGAGGGCAATGGCGGCCAGCACAAAGCGTGTGCGATAAGGTGCCAGAAAAGGCAGCAAGCCCTTGAGCATGGTCAGACGGGGTTTGGGTGTTGGAGTCATGGTGGTTTTTACTTTTTTTTACTGACTGATGCGGGCCATAGATCGGCGATCCAGCTCAGGGGAGCTTATCCGAAAAGGGCTGAATTTCAATAAATTCTAATATCCGCTACTGGCGGGGAGTAGGCGTCGTGGAATCAACCGTGCGTTTGCCAGCGCTATTGGAAATGGGATGAGTCATAGCGTTTCACGGCACCTCTTCTGTTAAGCTCC contains the following coding sequences:
- a CDS encoding ABC transporter transmembrane domain-containing protein — encoded protein: MTPTPKPRLTMLKGLLPFLAPYRTRFVLAAIALVVAASATLAIPYAFKQMIDLGFGASGIQSRAHIDLYFLALFGVACVMAVATAARFYAVSWLGERVTADIRAAVYGHVLKQSPQFFETTRTGDVLSRLTADTTLIQTVVGTSISMGLRNLLLFIGGLTMMMVTSFKLSIIIIVMLVAVVLPIVFFGRRVRKLSRDSQDRVADASALAGEVLNAMPTVQAFTQEARESARFGASVNTAFDTAIRRIRARSLLTVIAILLVFGAIVFVLWLGAHAVIEGRMTGGDLSQFVLYSALVAGAIGGLSEVLGDVQRAAGATERLLELLAAESPIQSPDIPRTLPPPTGQGASLTLEDVTFHYPSRPLTMALDHVSIAIRPGETIAVVGPSGAGKTTLFQLLLRFYDPQQGRITLDGVDIRELALTELRNATGIVPQDSVTFSANALENIRYGKPGASDDEVIAAARLAAAHEFIEKLPGGYQSFLGERGVRLSGGQRQRIAIARAMLKNPPLLLLDEATSALDAESERLVQGALEAAMQGRTTLIIAHRLATVQRADRIIVMEEGRIVETGTHADLVAKGGLYAHLAALQFHAMA